A stretch of the Halorussus salinus genome encodes the following:
- a CDS encoding bacteriorhodopsin: MVSPDQFDALTYWTLWITAAAMAVGTIILYIKGRGMDSEEGREHAVVSIFIPAIAATMYLAMALGFGVSRITLVDGADQLVFWGRYADWMITTPLLLLDLALFAGADRETIGTLLGLDVFMIATGFFAASSAQPVNRYVWWAVSSGAFVVILYVIFAKLPSFANSYGTDRASSFGNLRNLLAVLWFVYPLLWLVGTEGASVVPLGVETVGYAVLDITAKVVFGYALLSSVASLAPRRTEAEAGAGVTADD; encoded by the coding sequence ATGGTTTCACCCGACCAATTCGACGCGCTGACGTACTGGACGCTCTGGATAACCGCCGCCGCGATGGCCGTCGGCACCATCATCCTCTACATCAAAGGCCGCGGGATGGACTCCGAGGAGGGCCGCGAACACGCGGTCGTCTCCATCTTCATCCCCGCGATAGCGGCCACGATGTACCTCGCGATGGCGCTGGGCTTCGGCGTCTCCCGAATCACGCTCGTGGACGGTGCGGACCAACTCGTGTTCTGGGGCCGGTACGCCGACTGGATGATAACGACACCGTTGTTGTTGCTCGACCTCGCGCTGTTCGCGGGCGCGGACCGCGAGACAATCGGGACCCTGTTGGGACTCGACGTGTTCATGATAGCGACCGGCTTCTTCGCCGCGAGTTCGGCCCAACCCGTCAACCGCTACGTCTGGTGGGCCGTGAGTTCGGGCGCGTTCGTCGTCATCCTGTACGTCATTTTCGCCAAACTCCCGTCGTTCGCCAACAGCTACGGCACCGACCGCGCGAGCAGTTTCGGCAACCTCCGGAACCTGCTGGCGGTGCTGTGGTTCGTCTACCCTCTGCTGTGGCTGGTCGGCACCGAGGGCGCGAGCGTCGTCCCGCTGGGGGTCGAGACCGTCGGCTACGCCGTCCTCGACATCACCGCGAAGGTCGTGTTCGGCTACGCCTTGCTGAGTAGCGTCGCCAGCCTCGCTCCTCGCCGAACCGAGGCCGAGGCGGGCGCTGGCGTCACGGCGGACGACTGA
- a CDS encoding sulfurtransferase TusA family protein — translation MSEAYDITETLDVKGQSCPMPVVKSKQATDGLSEGEVLEVIATDSGSMSDIEGWANTTDGVELLDQDETEEGGESVFKHYVRKTQ, via the coding sequence ATGAGTGAAGCATACGACATTACCGAGACGCTCGACGTGAAAGGACAGTCCTGCCCGATGCCCGTCGTCAAGTCCAAGCAGGCGACAGACGGACTCTCCGAGGGCGAGGTGCTAGAAGTGATCGCGACCGACTCCGGGAGCATGAGCGACATCGAGGGGTGGGCGAACACGACCGACGGCGTCGAACTCCTCGACCAAGACGAGACCGAGGAGGGCGGCGAGTCGGTCTTCAAGCACTACGTGCGCAAGACCCAGTAA
- a CDS encoding MBL fold metallo-hydrolase, whose product MSEPEFPTPDVNVESIDPEALKDRIESGEEVFLLDTRVPDDVAEWSIDGENVESLNVPYFEFLAGEPDDEVFEQLPDDREIVVVCAKGGSSEYVAGELVEEGYDAKNLADGMKGWARIFEYVEIDADTDATVAQYQRPSSGCMSYLVVSGDEAAVIDPLRAFTDTYRQDARALGADLKYAIDTHVHADHVSGVRALVDEGIEGVLPAAAIDRGVTYDDAVTHAEDGDAFAVGDAEIETVFTPGHTSGMTSYLVDDAVLLTGDGLFAESVARPDLEGGDEGAPDAARQLYESLQERILTLDDDVVVGGAHFGDAADTRADGTYTETIGNLKEKMDALTMDEDAFVELVLSDMPPRPANYEEVIATNLGQEDRSDEEAFELELGPNNCAASSDAMTSD is encoded by the coding sequence ATGAGCGAACCAGAGTTCCCGACGCCGGACGTGAACGTCGAGAGCATCGACCCCGAAGCGCTGAAAGACCGCATCGAGAGCGGCGAGGAGGTGTTTCTTCTCGACACCCGCGTCCCCGACGACGTGGCGGAGTGGTCCATCGACGGCGAGAACGTCGAGAGTCTGAACGTCCCCTACTTCGAGTTCCTCGCGGGCGAACCCGACGACGAGGTCTTCGAGCAGTTGCCCGACGACCGCGAAATCGTGGTCGTCTGTGCGAAGGGCGGTTCCAGCGAGTACGTCGCTGGCGAACTCGTCGAGGAGGGCTACGACGCCAAGAACCTCGCTGACGGCATGAAAGGCTGGGCGCGCATCTTCGAGTACGTGGAAATCGACGCCGACACGGACGCGACGGTCGCCCAGTACCAGCGCCCGTCCAGCGGTTGCATGAGCTACCTCGTCGTCTCCGGCGACGAGGCCGCGGTCATCGACCCCCTGCGAGCGTTCACCGACACCTACCGACAGGACGCCCGCGCGCTCGGTGCGGACCTGAAATACGCAATCGACACGCACGTCCACGCCGACCACGTCTCGGGCGTTCGCGCGCTCGTAGACGAGGGCATCGAAGGCGTCCTCCCGGCGGCCGCGATAGACCGAGGAGTCACCTACGACGACGCCGTGACCCACGCCGAGGACGGCGACGCGTTCGCGGTCGGCGACGCGGAGATAGAGACCGTCTTCACGCCCGGCCACACCTCGGGCATGACTTCCTACCTCGTGGACGACGCGGTTCTGCTGACCGGTGACGGCCTGTTCGCCGAGAGCGTCGCTCGACCCGACTTGGAAGGTGGCGACGAGGGCGCGCCCGACGCGGCCCGACAGCTCTACGAGTCGCTACAGGAGCGCATCCTGACGCTGGACGACGACGTAGTCGTGGGCGGCGCGCACTTCGGCGACGCGGCCGACACCCGCGCGGACGGCACCTACACCGAGACCATCGGCAACCTCAAAGAGAAGATGGACGCGCTGACGATGGACGAAGACGCGTTCGTGGAGTTGGTCCTCTCGGACATGCCACCCCGGCCCGCCAACTACGAGGAGGTCATCGCGACCAACCTCGGGCAGGAAGACCGGAGCGACGAGGAGGCCTTCGAGTTGGAACTCGGCCCGAACAACTGCGCGGCGAGTTCCGACGCGATGACCAGCGACTAA
- a CDS encoding glycosyltransferase family 4 protein, whose protein sequence is MHVGLVVYGDLDATTGGFLYDRKLASALREEGHRVSVVSLPWRDYPRALADALDPRVRRTLRGDRGRGGPGDRDEFDLLVQDELCHPSLVGHNRAVETPIVAVVHHLRASEEWPAWQNRIYRAIERRYLESTDAAVYASAATRRAAERLAGERPATVARPAGDRFDPDLTDDAIAARAERDPFEVVFVGNLIPRKGLHVLVEGLARVAGDWRLSVVGSATDRDYAERVREQARNRGVADRIRFEGRLSDSALADRLAASHLLAVPSQFEGYGIVYLEGMGFGLPALASSAGGAPELVTDGEEGFLVVPGDAAAVAESVRTLRDDRATLRAMSLAARRRFERHPGWDESMATARRFLEAVADEQSAPQTEVAP, encoded by the coding sequence ATGCACGTCGGACTGGTCGTGTACGGCGACCTCGACGCTACAACCGGCGGGTTCCTCTACGACCGGAAGTTGGCGAGCGCGCTCCGCGAGGAGGGCCACCGCGTCAGCGTCGTCTCCCTGCCGTGGCGCGACTACCCGCGCGCGCTCGCCGACGCTCTCGACCCGCGCGTCCGGCGAACGCTCCGGGGCGACCGTGGCCGCGGCGGCCCCGGCGACCGCGACGAGTTCGACCTCCTCGTGCAGGACGAACTCTGTCACCCCTCGCTGGTCGGGCACAACCGCGCAGTCGAGACGCCGATAGTCGCGGTCGTCCACCACCTCCGCGCGAGCGAGGAGTGGCCCGCGTGGCAGAACCGAATCTACCGCGCGATAGAACGGCGCTATCTCGAATCGACCGACGCCGCCGTCTACGCAAGCGCGGCGACCCGCCGGGCGGCCGAACGACTCGCCGGAGAACGCCCCGCGACCGTCGCCAGACCCGCGGGCGACCGCTTCGACCCCGACCTCACCGACGACGCCATCGCCGCGCGCGCCGAGCGCGACCCCTTCGAGGTCGTCTTCGTCGGGAATCTGATTCCGCGGAAGGGGCTCCACGTCCTCGTCGAGGGACTGGCCCGCGTCGCGGGCGACTGGCGACTCTCGGTCGTGGGGAGCGCGACCGACCGGGACTACGCCGAGCGCGTCCGCGAGCAGGCCCGAAACCGCGGCGTCGCCGACCGAATCCGGTTCGAGGGCCGCCTCTCGGATAGCGCGCTCGCCGACCGCCTCGCGGCGAGCCACCTCCTCGCGGTCCCCTCACAGTTCGAGGGCTACGGCATCGTCTACTTGGAGGGGATGGGCTTCGGACTGCCCGCGCTCGCGTCCAGTGCGGGGGGTGCGCCGGAACTCGTCACGGACGGCGAGGAGGGCTTCCTCGTCGTGCCGGGCGACGCCGCCGCCGTGGCCGAGTCGGTCCGGACGCTCCGGGACGACCGCGCAACCCTGCGAGCGATGAGCCTCGCCGCCCGCCGACGCTTCGAGCGCCACCCCGGCTGGGACGAGTCGATGGCGACCGCCCGGCGCTTCCTCGAAGCGGTCGCCGACGAGCAGTCCGCTCCGCAGACGGAGGTCGCGCCGTGA
- a CDS encoding sulfite exporter TauE/SafE family protein, with product MELFGVAASLLGMFAGFGLLIGLLFGFFGMGGSFLVTPALLVMGYEPDVAVASGLAFVFGTSVIATLKHRDLGQVDYKLGGLMIAGTTAGIEVGKFGLHRLQDIGLADTVVSVAYVALLGGIGVFITYRAVGNDGDDEGGGISHDEEAAGEIDAEDIPDVAKKIQSYRVPPMMTLRGGVTVSLWMILVVAFATGLLSGFLGVGGGFIRMPALFYLIGVPVPIAVGTDLFEIVFSGGIGSFLYAMDGAVDLAIVVPLLAGSALGARLGAAATSLVDESDIKVYFGVMLLLGAIAVAVRKVGGIVEMPVLDTVSLAIILGAALLVSGAVVVSSVRELRTESANATASVGD from the coding sequence ATGGAGCTATTCGGCGTCGCGGCGTCGCTACTGGGGATGTTCGCCGGGTTCGGTCTCCTCATCGGCCTCCTGTTCGGGTTCTTCGGGATGGGCGGGTCGTTCCTCGTCACGCCCGCGCTGTTGGTGATGGGGTACGAACCCGACGTGGCGGTCGCGTCAGGACTCGCCTTCGTGTTCGGGACCTCGGTCATCGCCACGCTCAAGCACCGCGACCTCGGGCAAGTAGACTACAAACTCGGCGGCCTGATGATAGCCGGAACGACCGCTGGTATCGAGGTCGGAAAGTTCGGCCTCCACAGGTTGCAGGACATCGGACTGGCCGACACCGTGGTCAGCGTCGCGTACGTGGCACTCCTCGGCGGTATCGGCGTGTTCATCACGTACCGAGCGGTCGGGAACGACGGCGACGACGAGGGCGGCGGTATCAGCCACGACGAGGAGGCGGCGGGCGAAATCGACGCCGAGGACATCCCTGACGTGGCGAAGAAGATTCAGTCCTACCGCGTCCCGCCCATGATGACGCTCCGGGGCGGCGTGACGGTCTCGCTGTGGATGATACTCGTCGTCGCGTTCGCCACGGGACTGCTGTCCGGGTTCCTCGGCGTCGGGGGTGGGTTCATCCGGATGCCCGCCCTCTTCTACCTCATCGGGGTGCCCGTGCCCATCGCGGTCGGGACCGACCTGTTCGAGATCGTCTTCTCGGGCGGCATCGGGAGCTTCCTCTACGCGATGGACGGCGCGGTCGATTTGGCAATCGTCGTGCCGCTACTGGCCGGGAGCGCGCTCGGCGCGCGTCTCGGGGCCGCGGCGACGAGCCTCGTGGACGAGAGCGACATCAAGGTGTACTTCGGCGTGATGCTGTTGTTGGGCGCTATCGCGGTCGCGGTTCGGAAGGTCGGAGGCATCGTCGAGATGCCCGTGCTGGACACCGTGAGCCTCGCCATCATCCTCGGCGCGGCGCTGTTGGTCAGCGGGGCCGTCGTGGTCAGTTCCGTCCGGGAACTCCGCACCGAGTCGGCCAACGCCACCGCGTCGGTCGGGGACTGA
- a CDS encoding methyltransferase domain-containing protein — protein sequence MNFQRYLSAKRSVDDRALDRRVEARLAEELRDREGTLRVVEVGAGIGSTVTRLLDRPWFPDRVEYTALDIEESNVAAARERLPAWAAPRGFAVRRADASRRASRAGGADADGRFVLSRGQRRAEVRFRTADAFDYLAATDREFDLVVAHAFVDLVDLAEALAAFRRALAPDGLAYCPITFDGATSFEPVPDPEFEERLLDSFHRHLDDGGDSRAGRHLLAEASATGDLLAAAGSDWVVHPEDGTYPADEAYFLDCIVEMVAGAVRKEGNLDAERVAAWADRRREQIADAELVYCAHQLDLLVR from the coding sequence GTGAACTTCCAGCGGTACCTCTCGGCCAAGCGAAGCGTGGACGACCGCGCGCTCGACCGGCGCGTCGAAGCCCGACTCGCCGAGGAGTTGCGCGACCGCGAGGGAACCCTGCGCGTCGTGGAGGTCGGCGCGGGAATCGGCTCGACGGTCACGAGGCTCCTCGACCGGCCGTGGTTCCCCGACCGAGTTGAGTACACCGCACTCGACATCGAGGAGAGCAACGTCGCGGCCGCGCGCGAGCGCCTGCCCGCGTGGGCCGCCCCGCGCGGGTTCGCAGTCCGGCGCGCGGACGCGAGCCGACGAGCGAGTCGAGCCGGTGGCGCGGACGCGGACGGCCGGTTCGTCCTCTCGCGGGGGCAACGCCGGGCCGAGGTCCGATTCCGGACCGCCGACGCCTTCGACTACCTCGCGGCGACCGACCGCGAGTTCGACCTCGTGGTCGCCCACGCCTTCGTAGACCTCGTGGACCTCGCCGAGGCGCTCGCGGCGTTCCGGCGCGCCCTCGCGCCCGACGGACTAGCGTACTGTCCCATCACTTTCGACGGCGCGACGAGCTTCGAGCCGGTACCCGACCCCGAGTTCGAGGAGCGACTGCTCGACTCGTTCCACCGGCATCTGGACGACGGGGGCGACAGCCGCGCCGGACGCCACCTCCTCGCGGAAGCGAGCGCGACCGGCGACCTCCTCGCGGCGGCGGGGTCCGACTGGGTGGTCCACCCCGAAGACGGTACCTACCCCGCCGACGAGGCGTACTTCCTCGATTGCATCGTGGAGATGGTCGCCGGAGCAGTACGAAAAGAAGGCAACCTCGACGCCGAGCGCGTCGCGGCGTGGGCCGACCGACGGCGCGAGCAGATCGCCGACGCGGAACTGGTCTACTGCGCCCACCAACTCGATTTGCTAGTTCGATAG
- a CDS encoding MDR/zinc-dependent alcohol dehydrogenase-like family protein, with amino-acid sequence MPRSLYFTEPRAVEVRERERRDPDEGEVRVRVERSAVSPGTELLVYRGEVPTGMAADATIDALAGTFEFPLQYGYAAVGRVEAVGPGVESAWLDRRVFGFNPHESHFCAPVAELLAVPDDCSATEATFLPNVETAVNLVQDGAPRLGERAVVFGQGVVGLLTTALLGRFPLAELVTLDYYPDRRERSRELGADAALDPEGDAGERVRDELAGGGANADSEVTDADSEATEAASDETTDNDETTDSDPYDDIAGADLTYELSGCPDALDSAIAATGYDGRVVVGSWYGTKPAELDLGGRFHRSRVSVESSQVSTIAPDLRGRWSKDRRMDVAWDWLREVDPERFVTHEFGIGEASESYDLLDENPGDALGVVFEY; translated from the coding sequence ATGCCACGGTCACTCTACTTCACGGAGCCGCGAGCGGTGGAGGTGCGCGAGCGCGAGCGACGCGACCCCGACGAGGGCGAGGTCCGCGTCCGGGTCGAGCGGTCGGCGGTCAGCCCCGGCACGGAGCTACTGGTCTACCGGGGCGAGGTCCCGACCGGGATGGCCGCCGACGCGACCATCGACGCGCTCGCTGGCACCTTCGAGTTCCCGCTCCAGTACGGCTACGCCGCGGTCGGCCGGGTGGAGGCGGTCGGGCCGGGCGTCGAGTCGGCGTGGCTCGACCGGCGCGTGTTCGGGTTCAACCCCCACGAGAGCCACTTCTGCGCGCCCGTCGCGGAGCTACTGGCCGTGCCCGACGACTGCTCGGCCACCGAGGCCACCTTCCTGCCGAACGTCGAGACGGCGGTCAACCTCGTGCAGGACGGCGCGCCCCGCCTCGGGGAGCGCGCGGTCGTCTTCGGACAGGGCGTGGTCGGGTTGCTGACGACGGCACTCCTCGGGCGGTTCCCGCTCGCGGAGTTGGTGACGCTGGACTACTACCCCGACCGGCGCGAGCGGTCGCGGGAACTCGGAGCCGACGCCGCCCTCGACCCCGAGGGCGACGCTGGCGAGCGCGTCCGCGACGAGTTGGCGGGTGGAGGGGCGAACGCCGACAGCGAGGTCACGGACGCCGATAGCGAAGCCACGGAAGCCGCCAGCGACGAGACCACCGACAACGACGAGACCACCGACAGCGACCCGTACGACGACATCGCGGGCGCGGACCTGACCTACGAACTCTCGGGCTGTCCCGACGCGCTCGACTCGGCCATCGCCGCGACGGGCTACGACGGCCGCGTCGTGGTCGGGTCGTGGTACGGGACGAAACCGGCCGAGTTGGACCTCGGCGGGCGGTTCCACCGGAGTCGGGTCAGCGTCGAGAGCAGTCAGGTCAGCACCATCGCGCCGGACCTCCGGGGTCGGTGGTCGAAAGACCGCCGGATGGACGTGGCGTGGGACTGGTTGCGCGAGGTGGACCCCGAGCGGTTCGTGACCCACGAGTTCGGAATCGGTGAGGCGAGCGAGTCGTACGACCTGCTGGACGAGAATCCGGGCGACGCGCTCGGCGTGGTGTTCGAGTACTGA
- a CDS encoding DUF7512 family protein codes for MFGIETASGPTGAALLIGVVLVEAVVLYVGYGALERVFGPAITDAIRGD; via the coding sequence GTGTTCGGAATTGAAACCGCGAGCGGTCCGACGGGGGCCGCGCTACTCATCGGCGTCGTACTGGTCGAGGCCGTCGTACTGTACGTCGGTTACGGTGCCCTCGAACGGGTGTTCGGGCCAGCTATCACCGACGCCATCCGAGGTGACTGA
- a CDS encoding DsrE/DsrF/DrsH-like family protein: MSTDTPQGPDPAANAEEVADLQARIDELEDELSAVKSDVGDDQKKMTIIATKGTFDMAYPPLILASTAAAFGWDVVVFHTFWGLDILHEEKSKNLKMSAVGNPSMPMPNAVASLPFMDSMATKMMEKKIDEQGTATIEELIEMSLDTGVDLQACQMTMELMEYEEAEMYDDVTTGVGAATALEHMADADIQLLI, encoded by the coding sequence ATGAGTACGGACACTCCACAGGGTCCCGACCCCGCGGCGAACGCCGAGGAGGTCGCGGACCTGCAAGCCCGAATCGACGAGTTGGAGGACGAGCTGTCGGCGGTCAAGTCCGACGTGGGCGACGACCAGAAAAAGATGACCATCATCGCCACGAAGGGCACCTTCGACATGGCGTACCCGCCGCTCATCCTCGCCAGCACCGCGGCCGCGTTCGGCTGGGACGTGGTGGTCTTCCACACGTTCTGGGGACTGGACATCCTCCACGAGGAGAAGTCCAAGAACCTCAAGATGAGCGCGGTCGGCAACCCCAGCATGCCGATGCCCAACGCGGTCGCCTCGCTCCCGTTCATGGACTCGATGGCGACCAAGATGATGGAGAAGAAGATAGACGAGCAGGGCACCGCGACCATCGAGGAACTCATCGAGATGTCGCTGGACACGGGCGTAGACTTGCAGGCGTGCCAGATGACGATGGAGTTGATGGAGTACGAGGAAGCCGAGATGTACGACGACGTGACCACCGGCGTCGGGGCGGCCACCGCGCTCGAACACATGGCCGACGCCGACATCCAGTTGCTCATCTGA
- a CDS encoding YeeE/YedE family protein, producing the protein MEPLVTFTDLFPNGVWRYAVGGALIGLGTAVIYLGTAIPAGASTFLESTLSYVSTVPRFNRAKYVASRDWRVAFTLSIVAGAAIYALAFGDFGWTTRVSWWRLLGGGLLVGVGTRVGKGCTSGHGICGVGSVAPTSLVNVLTFLGVAILTAQLMQAAGVTP; encoded by the coding sequence ATGGAGCCACTTGTCACGTTCACGGACCTGTTTCCAAACGGGGTCTGGCGGTACGCCGTGGGCGGGGCGCTCATCGGACTGGGCACCGCCGTCATCTACCTCGGCACCGCGATTCCCGCAGGTGCGAGTACGTTCCTCGAATCCACGCTGTCGTACGTCTCGACCGTTCCGCGGTTCAACCGCGCGAAGTACGTCGCCTCGCGCGACTGGCGCGTCGCGTTCACGCTGAGCATCGTCGCCGGTGCGGCCATCTACGCGCTGGCGTTCGGTGACTTCGGGTGGACGACCCGCGTCTCGTGGTGGCGACTCCTCGGCGGGGGCCTCCTCGTCGGCGTCGGCACCCGCGTCGGGAAGGGGTGTACCTCCGGCCACGGCATCTGTGGCGTCGGGTCGGTCGCTCCGACCTCGCTGGTCAACGTCCTCACGTTCCTCGGCGTCGCCATCCTGACCGCCCAACTCATGCAGGCCGCGGGGGTGACGCCGTGA
- a CDS encoding 6-pyruvoyl trahydropterin synthase family protein, whose amino-acid sequence MYTVTVQREFVAQHFLTVPDPGPEGDLHSHHYTAKVELAGEELNEHGYLADIDALNERIDATVARFRDATLNDRPAFEGLNPSLEHFARIFGERFRRDLDAPKIDAVTVKLREDDIAWASHRREV is encoded by the coding sequence ATGTACACCGTCACGGTCCAGCGCGAGTTCGTGGCACAGCACTTCCTGACGGTCCCCGACCCCGGACCCGAGGGCGACCTGCACTCCCACCACTACACTGCGAAAGTCGAGTTGGCTGGCGAGGAGCTAAACGAACACGGCTACCTCGCGGACATCGACGCGCTGAACGAGCGCATCGACGCCACGGTCGCCCGGTTTCGCGACGCCACGCTGAACGACCGGCCCGCGTTCGAGGGACTGAATCCGAGCCTCGAACACTTCGCTCGAATCTTCGGCGAGCGGTTTCGGCGGGACCTCGACGCGCCCAAAATCGACGCCGTGACGGTGAAGCTACGGGAGGACGACATCGCGTGGGCGTCTCACCGCCGCGAGGTCTGA
- a CDS encoding YeeE/YedE family protein, protein MFVPLVVVGGLLFGFGLGLSHMARPEVVLDFLQFRDFGLLFVLGVGSVVAGTAFAIGVRFLDRAPLTGRPYARRLKSFDRNVLTGGVIFGVGWGISGICPGAAYASLGVGNYPILLAIGGMFLGAYAQGLWRSRTGDDASAPTASD, encoded by the coding sequence CTGTTCGTGCCGCTCGTCGTGGTCGGCGGCCTGCTGTTCGGCTTCGGGTTAGGACTGAGCCACATGGCCAGACCCGAAGTCGTGCTGGACTTCCTCCAGTTTCGGGACTTCGGCCTGCTGTTCGTGCTGGGCGTCGGCTCGGTCGTCGCGGGCACCGCGTTCGCCATCGGGGTTCGGTTCCTCGACCGCGCGCCCCTGACCGGACGACCCTACGCTCGACGGCTGAAGTCGTTCGACAGGAACGTCCTCACGGGCGGCGTCATCTTCGGCGTCGGGTGGGGTATTTCGGGCATCTGTCCCGGCGCGGCCTACGCCAGCCTCGGCGTCGGTAACTACCCCATCCTACTGGCCATCGGCGGGATGTTCCTCGGCGCGTACGCCCAAGGACTCTGGCGTTCACGGACGGGCGACGACGCCAGCGCGCCGACCGCCAGCGACTGA
- a CDS encoding MBL fold metallo-hydrolase, with product MPANVTPRRLADMLDSREKFVLLDTRGEESYESWHVRGAKHFPFDADEELTDDRKADLDAMLDGQRRILTICAKGITSDHFADELADAGYDDVAVVTGGMEAWSQVYDAVPVPTDGDAEIVQVQRRAKGCLGYVVADPATGEAAVVDPTRHTSEFRAVADDHDWDITRVFDTHVHADHVSGGRDLADEVDAPYHLSEAADERDVADEFTPLARNEVVEVGDVQLKAIRVPGHTTEMVNILVNDEAVLTADTLHVGSVGRTELEFGDDEAGKGATMQYESLHRTLLAEPDDVTVLPGHVDVTSEGEFERGDPGEPISSTIGEARTRYELLQLDEDAFVDRLTSGDREKPPNFEEVIAINRGADEASMEEATRLELGPNNCSA from the coding sequence ATGCCAGCGAACGTGACTCCGCGACGGTTGGCGGACATGCTCGATTCCCGCGAGAAATTCGTTCTCCTCGACACGCGCGGCGAGGAGAGCTACGAGTCGTGGCACGTCCGAGGAGCGAAACACTTCCCCTTCGACGCCGACGAGGAGTTGACCGACGACCGGAAGGCGGACCTCGACGCTATGCTCGACGGCCAGCGCCGGATTCTGACCATCTGCGCGAAGGGCATCACCTCCGACCACTTCGCCGACGAGTTGGCCGACGCGGGCTACGACGACGTGGCGGTCGTCACCGGCGGGATGGAAGCGTGGAGCCAAGTCTACGACGCGGTCCCCGTACCGACCGACGGTGATGCGGAAATCGTCCAAGTCCAGCGTCGCGCGAAGGGGTGTCTGGGGTACGTCGTCGCCGACCCCGCGACCGGGGAGGCCGCGGTCGTGGACCCGACGCGCCACACCTCGGAGTTCCGCGCGGTGGCCGACGACCACGACTGGGACATTACCCGAGTCTTCGATACGCACGTCCACGCCGACCACGTCTCGGGCGGCCGGGACCTCGCCGACGAGGTAGACGCGCCCTACCACCTGAGCGAGGCCGCCGACGAGCGCGACGTGGCCGACGAGTTCACGCCCTTGGCCCGGAACGAAGTAGTCGAGGTCGGCGACGTGCAACTCAAGGCGATTCGCGTGCCGGGCCACACCACCGAGATGGTCAATATTCTGGTGAACGACGAAGCCGTGCTGACCGCCGACACCCTCCACGTCGGCTCCGTCGGTCGGACGGAACTGGAGTTCGGCGACGACGAGGCCGGGAAGGGCGCGACGATGCAGTACGAGTCGCTCCACCGGACCTTGCTGGCGGAACCCGACGACGTGACCGTCCTGCCGGGCCACGTCGATGTCACCAGCGAGGGCGAGTTCGAGCGCGGCGACCCCGGCGAACCGATCTCCTCGACTATCGGCGAGGCGCGAACGCGCTACGAGTTGTTGCAACTGGACGAAGACGCGTTCGTGGACCGACTGACCTCCGGCGACCGCGAGAAACCGCCGAACTTCGAGGAGGTCATCGCCATCAACCGCGGCGCGGACGAGGCGTCGATGGAGGAGGCGACTCGGCTGGAGCTGGGTCCGAACAACTGCTCGGCCTGA